DNA from Hwangdonia lutea:
TTTGTTGTTTTAGGATTGGCTTATGTTGTGTTTCAGGCTGTTTAGTTGCCATCTCAATTAAACTTTAGAATTTTTATCTACAACAACAGTTTTAGTTAGTTTATCATACAAGTTTTGATTTTTTTCATCCCATAAAATCCATATAATAGGTATAATAAAGAAGCTAAAAACACCCTTTAAGAGCTCTCGAATAGCTCCACCTGATGCTTTATTAAAATCCTTTCCTGTTTCACTAGATATTACTTTTAAACCAAAAATGCGATGTCCTAAATTACCAGTAAATATCGGATAAAAAATAGCTCCTACAATTAAACCAAAAATTGCAGCAAATTGAATACCAATAGGGTTGCTATCTATATTATGGAATTCTTCTAATGAAGATAAAGTATAAAGTGTATATGGAATAAAAATAATAACGCTAAATATTAAAGTTTCTATAAGATTAGCTAAAAAACGAGTTCCTTTTGTTGCCAATGTGTATCCATATATTAAGTTATTGGCTGTATAGTTAGTCTCGTTTTTAATATTCAATAAGTCTTCAACGTTAATATCTAATACTTCACAAATTAAAATTAACGTTTTTCCACGTGGTTCGTTTTCATCATTTTCAATTCGTTGTATTGTTCTTAAATTTACTTTAGACAACTCCGCTAGTTCTTCTTGTGTAAGACCTTTTGCTTTTCTACGTTCACTAATTTTATTTCCTATTATGCTCATGTTATTTTTAATTTAATTCACTTCAAAGTTATACATGAATGTATTTTTTGATAGCGGTTTATTTACGACATTCTTACGACATTTACCCGCAAATTCATATTGTCGTGTTTGAATTACTGGGTGTAAACTATCACTTCTTAAAAACAGCATACACCGGAAAGTGGTCGCTATAACCACCTTGATACCGTTTGCCAATATAGGTTCTAAAAGGCGAGCCTTTAAACTTGCCATTAAAAAGCTTTAAAAAATCTTCATCAAAAATATTGGCGGTGTAATATTCGAAAAGTTTATCGGAGGTTTTAAAAAAATTGGTCGATATTAAAACTTGGTCAAATAAGTTCCATTGCCTACCATGGTAAGAGCTTCCTCGGCTGTACGAGCGCAATGTTTCCATAGGGTTAAACAAATTAAAATTGTTTACCAATTGCTTTATGCTTTGGCTATGCGGATCGTCATTAAAATCGCCAATAACAATAATTTTCGCATCTTCATTTTCTAATCGCAACGCCGTAATGATGTCGCCCACTTTAGCCGAAGACGCCATGCGCTTAAATTCGGTTTCTTTTTCGCCCTCGCGTCTGGACGACCAATGGTTCACGATAACATGTACAAGCTCGCCATCGAGCAAACCAGACACCAACAATATATCTCTAGTATAATCAGGAAAACCATTGGCGTTGGTTAATTGTATTGTAAACGGCTCAGAATGGGTCACTTTAAAAGCTGTGGCATCGTAAAGTAAAGCCACATCTATCCCGCGTTCATCCAAAGAATTGTAATGCACGTACTTATAATTGCAGTTTTCTAAATGTTTCGAAGCTATTAAATCTTCAATAACCTTAGCATTTTCAACTTCGCATAATCCCACAATAGCGGGTTGCTTTCCCGTTTCCCTGCGCCCAATATTCGAAATGGCAAACCCTAGTTTTCTAAGCTTGTTTTTGTAGCGTTTTGGTGTCCATTTTTTAACCGATGTTGGTAAAAAATCGTTATCATTGGTATGCTTATCTTCCTTTAAATCGAATAAATTTTCAAGATTATAGAATGCAACGGTTTGCATTTCGTCTCTAATCGGAAGGTCTTCAAAAGTGTCTAACATACATCAAAAATAGAAAAAATAAAATGCTTGTAATTACGTAACTTTGCAATATGATAGAAGAGAAAGACCTTAACTTAGAACGTGCCGTTTTAATTGGCATCGTTACTAAAGATCAAGATGAAGAAAAATCTAAAGAATATTTAGACGAACTTGAGTTTTTAACCTTTACCGCTGGTGGCGATGTAATAAAACGCTTCACCCAAAAATTGGATATGCCAAATCCAAAGACTTTTATTGGTAGTGGTAAAATGGAAAAAGTGCGTGAATTTATTGAAGAAAATGATATTGGTACGGCTATTTTTGATGATGAATTATCGGCAACACAAGAACGAAACATTAGTAAAATATTAAATGTAAAGGTATTGGACCGAACCAATTTAATACTGGATATTTTTGCACAGCGCGCCAAAACCAGTTATGCCAGAACCCAAGTAGAATTGGCCCAATGCGAATATTTACTACCGCGTTTAAGAGGTATGTGGACGCACCTTGAGCGTCAAAAAGGAGGTATTGGTATGCGCGGACCTGGTGAAACCGAAATAGAAACCGACAGACGTATAGTGCGCGATAAAATTGCCTTACTTAAAGCACGCATAAAAACCATCGATAAACAAATGGCGGTACAGCGTGGTAACCGGGGAAAAATGGTGAGAGTGGCGTTAGTGGGTTACACCAATGTTGGTAAATCCACACTTATGAACGTGATAAGCAAAAGCGACGTATTTGCCGAAAACAAACTGTTTGCAACGCTAGATACCACGGTTAGAAAAGTGGTGATTCAAAATCTACCTTTTTTATTAACCGATACAGTTGGGTTTATCAGAAAGTTGCCAACACAACTGGTTGATAGTTTTAAAAGTACTTTGGATGAAGTTAGGGAAGCCGATTTATTATTACACGTAGTAGATATCTCGCATCCTAATTTTGAAGAACACATTGAATCGGTAAATAAAATTTTAGGCGAAATAGATAGCAGCGATAAACCCATTATTAAGGTATTTAATAAAATTGATGCTTATAAACCTGAGCCTTTTGATCCTACTGATTTGGAAACCGAGCGCAGCTCTGAGCACTACTCGTTGGAAGAATGGAAAAAAACCTGGATGAACAAATTGGGCGACAATGCCCTATTTATTTCGGCATTAAACAAAGAAAATTTAGAAGACTTTAAAAAACGCGTTTACGATGAAGTTCGCGATATTCACGTAACACGGTTTCCTTACAATCATTTTCTGTATCCTGATTATGACGATTTAGAGCAATAACACGACTGTTTTAAAATGAATCGGATAAAATTAGCATTAAAAAACAAATGGGTAAGGTGGTTTTTAGTTGCGGTAGTTGGTGTTATTCTTTTTTTTACCAGCATTTACATTAGTGTTTTTTTAGGTGCTTTCGGAAAGCTTCCCACAGAAAAAGAGCTAAGTTCCATCAAACAAGCTGAAGCTACACAAGTGCTGGACAATGCGGGAAAATTAATAGGCAAATACTACATTTACGATAGGCAGCCTTTAGATTTTGAAGACTTTCCCCAACATCTAATTGATGCGCTTATTGCAACTGAGGATGTACGGTTTTATGAACACGATGGTATTGACAATGTGAGTTTAATGCGGGTGTTTGTTAAAAACATCATCTTTCAAGATAAGTCTGCTGGCGGTGGCAGTACCATTACGTTGCAATTGGCAAAAAATCTTTTTGGACGAAAAAACTACATCGCGTTTAGCATGCTAATCAATAAATTTAAAGAATCAATAATTGCTACGCGTATTGAAGCGATTTATTCTAAACAAGATATTCTCACACTTTACCTTAATACGGTACCTTTCCCCGATAACACTTATGGTATTGAAAGCGCTGCACGAAAGTTTTTTAATAAACCAGCCTCAAAATTAACTTACTCTGAAGCTGCCACTTTGGTTGGTACTTTGAAAGCAACCACCTATTTTAATCCACGGCTTCATTTAGAGCGCAGTCAATCACGACGCGATGTTGTGTTTCAGCAAATGCTTAAATATGAATACATCTCGCAAGACTCTTTAGAGGCTTTTACCAATCAAAATATTGTTTTAAATTATCGGTCTTTTAATCACGATGTAGGGTTAGCACCTTATTTTCGTGCCCAAGTAAAAAAAGAGTTAACTGCTATTTTAGATACGCTAAAAAAACCAGATGGCAGTGCTTATGATTTATATAAAGATGGCTTAAAAGTACACACAACATTAGATTCTACCATGCAATCTTTTGCTGAAAAAGCCATGCGCGAACATCTTACGGATTTGCAAAGTGTGCACGAAAAATCTTTTGGAAAAACAGCACCGTGGAACTCCAATAAAGCCATTATTCAAGCTGCCATTAAAAACTTGCCTAAATATAAGTCCTTACAAAAAGCGGGGTTAACAGAGGCTCAAATTCTAGATTCGCTTTCCGTAAAACGAAAAACAGAATTGTTTAATTGGGTGGGCGATACCATTCAAAATATATCGGCTATAGATAGTTTAAAGCATTATTTAAAATTTTTAAACACAGGAATGCTTTCTATTGCCCCAAAAACCGGTGCTATAAAAGCCTATGTTGGTGGTATTGATTATAGGTTTTTTAAATACGACCATGTGTCGCAAAGCGAACGTCAGGTTGGTTCTACCTTTAAACCTTTTGTTTACACTGCCGCCATTGAAAATGGCATGAAACCATGTACCTATTTTTCGTTACAAGAAGTCACTTACACTAATTTTGATGATTGGACACCAACCAACTCTGGTGTAAAAGAAGAAGATCCGCACCTCAATTATAATTTAGAAATGGCTTTGAGCAATTCCGTTAACACCATCGCTGTAAAAGTGTTAAATGAAGTTGGTATTGATAAAGTTGTACAGCAAATAGAAAAATTAGGCATTAGTAAAGCACTTCCTAAAGAACCTTCGCTGGCTTTGGGCGTAGCGGAAATAAACCTAAAAGCACTTACAGGAGCTTATGCGAGTTATGTAAACAACAGCAAAGGCGTTAAACCTTATGCGATAACTAAAATTGAAGATAAAGCAGGCCATGTTATTGCTGAATTTAAACCCGAAATTTTAGAAGAACCAGCTTATAGCAATTATACAAGGCAGGTGATGCTACAAATAATGAAATCTACGGTTAATAGCGGAACAGCCTCTAGATTACGATCAACCTATAATTTAAAAAATAATATGGCCGGAAAAACAGGTACCACACAAAACAATAAAGATGGCTGGTTTGTCGGTATTACTCCTAATTTAGTAACCGTTACTTGGGTTGGGAACGATAACCATAGCATTGGATTCAAATCTACAAGCCTTGGGCAAGGTGCAAATTCCGCATTACCTATTTTTGCTAAATTTTATCAGAAATTAAATGCCGATACGCATTTTAATAATATCACGAAAAGCAATTTTGAAACACCTTCACAAGAGGTTATTGGTGATTTAGACTGTAATCCGGAAAAACGAGATGGGTTTTTTAAAAGGCTTTTTGGAAGAAAACATAAAAAGAAGAAGTTTAAAGGTGATGAATAAAAATCGAACCCAACGCCAATCATTTTTTATATCCGAATTACAATTATGAAGAAATGGAATGATTGCTATTTATCTAAATTTCATATTCCAAGATAAACCCACATCAAAAATCCACAAATACGAACCTGGGTTAAAACTCATCTCTTGATGCACAATACCACTCCTTATGCCCCAAGCATTTTTATTGTTCTTCGATGTGAAAAAGTAGCCTAAATTTAATTTTTGGGATTTTAGGTTTATGATATCGTTTTCATTGCCTTCAAATTCAAATCTGTAAATTTCGGGAGAAAAACCCATGCCCGCATCAACGCTAAAATAGTTATCGGAATTACTTCTATACTTTCTGTAATTAAGCGTTCCGGACATGCTCGCACCAGAATCGCCAGGGGTAATGTAAGTTCTAAACGACCAATAATCATTGCCTGTGTACCAACCTACAGAACCCGTATAAATGGTTGTAGTTTCCGCGTATTTTAAAGCTCTCAATCCAAGCGATGCCTCAAAACTTTTTGGTAAGGATTTGTATAGTTCGAATCCGTAGCGAATATCCGGAAACAGTGATGAACCGGATACACCAACATTTAAATAAGCGTATAAACCTTTGGTTATTTTTGGGTATAAATCAACTTCAAATTGTACACCGTTTGACGCAAATCTTCT
Protein-coding regions in this window:
- a CDS encoding helix-turn-helix domain-containing protein yields the protein MSIIGNKISERRKAKGLTQEELAELSKVNLRTIQRIENDENEPRGKTLILICEVLDINVEDLLNIKNETNYTANNLIYGYTLATKGTRFLANLIETLIFSVIIFIPYTLYTLSSLEEFHNIDSNPIGIQFAAIFGLIVGAIFYPIFTGNLGHRIFGLKVISSETGKDFNKASGGAIRELLKGVFSFFIIPIIWILWDEKNQNLYDKLTKTVVVDKNSKV
- a CDS encoding endonuclease gives rise to the protein MLDTFEDLPIRDEMQTVAFYNLENLFDLKEDKHTNDNDFLPTSVKKWTPKRYKNKLRKLGFAISNIGRRETGKQPAIVGLCEVENAKVIEDLIASKHLENCNYKYVHYNSLDERGIDVALLYDATAFKVTHSEPFTIQLTNANGFPDYTRDILLVSGLLDGELVHVIVNHWSSRREGEKETEFKRMASSAKVGDIITALRLENEDAKIIVIGDFNDDPHSQSIKQLVNNFNLFNPMETLRSYSRGSSYHGRQWNLFDQVLISTNFFKTSDKLFEYYTANIFDEDFLKLFNGKFKGSPFRTYIGKRYQGGYSDHFPVYAVFKK
- the hflX gene encoding GTPase HflX, with protein sequence MIEEKDLNLERAVLIGIVTKDQDEEKSKEYLDELEFLTFTAGGDVIKRFTQKLDMPNPKTFIGSGKMEKVREFIEENDIGTAIFDDELSATQERNISKILNVKVLDRTNLILDIFAQRAKTSYARTQVELAQCEYLLPRLRGMWTHLERQKGGIGMRGPGETEIETDRRIVRDKIALLKARIKTIDKQMAVQRGNRGKMVRVALVGYTNVGKSTLMNVISKSDVFAENKLFATLDTTVRKVVIQNLPFLLTDTVGFIRKLPTQLVDSFKSTLDEVREADLLLHVVDISHPNFEEHIESVNKILGEIDSSDKPIIKVFNKIDAYKPEPFDPTDLETERSSEHYSLEEWKKTWMNKLGDNALFISALNKENLEDFKKRVYDEVRDIHVTRFPYNHFLYPDYDDLEQ
- a CDS encoding penicillin-binding protein 1A gives rise to the protein MNRIKLALKNKWVRWFLVAVVGVILFFTSIYISVFLGAFGKLPTEKELSSIKQAEATQVLDNAGKLIGKYYIYDRQPLDFEDFPQHLIDALIATEDVRFYEHDGIDNVSLMRVFVKNIIFQDKSAGGGSTITLQLAKNLFGRKNYIAFSMLINKFKESIIATRIEAIYSKQDILTLYLNTVPFPDNTYGIESAARKFFNKPASKLTYSEAATLVGTLKATTYFNPRLHLERSQSRRDVVFQQMLKYEYISQDSLEAFTNQNIVLNYRSFNHDVGLAPYFRAQVKKELTAILDTLKKPDGSAYDLYKDGLKVHTTLDSTMQSFAEKAMREHLTDLQSVHEKSFGKTAPWNSNKAIIQAAIKNLPKYKSLQKAGLTEAQILDSLSVKRKTELFNWVGDTIQNISAIDSLKHYLKFLNTGMLSIAPKTGAIKAYVGGIDYRFFKYDHVSQSERQVGSTFKPFVYTAAIENGMKPCTYFSLQEVTYTNFDDWTPTNSGVKEEDPHLNYNLEMALSNSVNTIAVKVLNEVGIDKVVQQIEKLGISKALPKEPSLALGVAEINLKALTGAYASYVNNSKGVKPYAITKIEDKAGHVIAEFKPEILEEPAYSNYTRQVMLQIMKSTVNSGTASRLRSTYNLKNNMAGKTGTTQNNKDGWFVGITPNLVTVTWVGNDNHSIGFKSTSLGQGANSALPIFAKFYQKLNADTHFNNITKSNFETPSQEVIGDLDCNPEKRDGFFKRLFGRKHKKKKFKGDE